The following proteins are encoded in a genomic region of Paenibacillus sp. FSL H3-0469:
- the ptsG gene encoding glucose-specific PTS transporter subunit IIBC, whose translation MFKKLFGVLQRVGKALMLPVAILPAAGLLLGIGNMLVNPDFLQYVPALENHIVQAIATVLMNSGQIVFDNLSLLFAVGVAIGLAGGEGVAGLAAIIGFLVMNVTMGTVVGVNAYVLTWKDFSYSSVLGIPTLQTGVFGGILVGILAASMYKRFFRIELPSYLGFFAGKRFVPIMTAVTSLMLGLALTIVWPPIQHGLNYVSQSMINTNLTLSAFIFGVIERSLIPFGLHHIFYSPFWYEFGSYIDKAGDLVRGDQRIFMQQLRDGVEFTAGTFTTGKYPFMMFGLPAAALAIYHESKPENRRVVGSLMVSAALTSFLTGITEPLEFSFLFVAPLLFAVHAVFAGLSFMTMHLLNVKIGMTFSGGFIDYVLFGVIPNRTAWWLVIPVGLVLAVIYYFGFRFVIRKFNLKTPGREDASEDEDEVSLESVSKTGDDLPRNILSALGGKENITHLDACITRLRVEVKDKAGVDKNRLKKLGASGVLEVGNNVQAIFGTRSDTIKSQIQDVMNGRTPAAAPAAPKPELEQQAGEQGDAIIPEDIVSPVNGELMDITEVPDAVFSQKMTGDGFAFLPYDGKIASPVYGKVFNVFPSKHAIGIMSDGGKEVLVHIGVNTVKLKGHGFTVLVEEGDLVAAGQPIMEVDLEYVKANAPSVISPVIFSNLPEGSSVTLKKPGRVSIGDKDIITIQ comes from the coding sequence ATGTTTAAAAAATTATTTGGCGTTCTGCAGAGAGTCGGTAAGGCGCTTATGTTGCCCGTTGCCATTCTGCCTGCGGCGGGCCTGCTGCTTGGAATCGGGAATATGCTGGTTAACCCGGACTTCCTGCAATATGTGCCTGCACTGGAGAATCATATTGTTCAGGCGATAGCCACAGTACTTATGAACTCCGGGCAAATCGTATTTGATAACCTCTCCCTGCTCTTTGCAGTCGGCGTAGCCATCGGGCTGGCCGGAGGAGAAGGCGTAGCGGGGCTTGCAGCGATTATCGGCTTCCTGGTAATGAACGTAACCATGGGTACGGTAGTGGGCGTCAATGCTTACGTGCTAACCTGGAAGGATTTCTCGTATTCCAGCGTGCTGGGGATACCAACCTTGCAGACTGGGGTGTTCGGTGGTATCCTGGTCGGGATACTGGCTGCGTCTATGTACAAAAGGTTCTTCCGTATAGAATTGCCGTCGTACTTAGGCTTCTTCGCGGGTAAACGGTTCGTACCGATAATGACGGCGGTGACCTCGCTGATGCTCGGTCTTGCACTCACGATTGTGTGGCCGCCGATCCAGCACGGTCTGAACTATGTGTCACAGAGTATGATTAATACCAACCTGACGCTGTCGGCCTTTATCTTCGGGGTCATCGAGCGTTCTCTGATTCCGTTCGGCCTGCACCATATCTTCTATTCACCGTTCTGGTATGAATTCGGAAGCTATATTGACAAGGCGGGCGATCTGGTCCGCGGTGACCAGCGCATCTTCATGCAGCAGCTTCGTGACGGTGTGGAGTTCACAGCGGGTACATTTACTACCGGTAAATATCCGTTCATGATGTTCGGTCTTCCGGCAGCGGCTCTTGCGATCTACCATGAGTCGAAGCCTGAGAACAGACGGGTTGTCGGAAGCTTGATGGTTTCCGCAGCGCTGACCTCGTTCCTGACGGGGATCACCGAGCCGCTGGAATTCTCCTTCCTGTTCGTGGCTCCGCTGCTGTTCGCAGTCCATGCTGTATTCGCAGGACTCTCCTTCATGACCATGCACCTCTTGAATGTCAAAATCGGCATGACCTTCTCCGGCGGGTTCATCGACTATGTGCTGTTCGGCGTCATTCCGAACCGTACCGCCTGGTGGCTGGTTATCCCGGTAGGTCTGGTATTGGCCGTGATTTATTACTTCGGATTCCGCTTCGTTATCCGTAAGTTCAACCTGAAGACGCCTGGCCGTGAGGATGCCTCCGAGGATGAGGATGAGGTTAGCTTGGAGAGTGTGTCCAAGACAGGCGACGATCTGCCGCGCAACATTCTGTCCGCCCTGGGCGGCAAAGAGAATATCACCCATCTGGATGCCTGCATTACGCGTCTGCGGGTTGAAGTGAAGGACAAAGCGGGCGTAGACAAGAACCGTCTGAAGAAGCTTGGTGCTTCTGGTGTTCTTGAAGTGGGTAACAACGTACAAGCGATCTTCGGCACACGTTCGGACACGATCAAGTCACAGATTCAGGATGTCATGAACGGCAGAACACCGGCTGCAGCCCCTGCGGCTCCGAAGCCGGAGCTTGAACAACAGGCAGGCGAGCAGGGTGATGCTATCATACCTGAGGATATCGTATCTCCGGTAAACGGCGAGCTGATGGATATTACAGAGGTTCCCGATGCGGTCTTCTCCCAGAAAATGACCGGTGACGGCTTCGCCTTCCTGCCCTACGACGGCAAGATTGCTTCGCCGGTATACGGCAAGGTATTCAACGTGTTCCCAAGTAAGCACGCCATTGGCATCATGTCAGACGGCGGCAAGGAAGTCCTTGTGCATATCGGGGTCAACACTGTTAAGCTTAAGGGCCATGGCTTCACGGTTCTGGTGGAGGAAGGCGATCTGGTAGCTGCCGGACAGCCGATTATGGAAGTGGATCTGGAGTATGTGAAGGCGAATGCACCTTCTGTCATCTCACCGGTCATCTTCTCCAACCTGCCGGAAGGCTCCTCCGTGACCTTGAAGAAGCCGGGCAGAGTCAGCATCGGCGACAAGGATATCATCACCATTCAGTAA
- a CDS encoding PRD domain-containing protein has translation MSSITVGKVLNNNVIIAEHPQYAEVVVIGKGIGFNRKTRDRINLSSVEKMFILRSQEEQEQYKQLVPQVDEKLIEVVQEIVLHIMQSSRQTLNEHIHIALTDHIAFAIRRSEQHMAIHNPFLYETREIYPEEYSLAEYAVERINEAMKVTLPPDEIGFVALHIVSALSNRHISEVKQHSQLIGDMVGLVEDNLEYRIPRDSLDYSRLVTHLRFVLERLRRGETVRETSSLDGLMKREYPEMYMLAWKLTKVIEQRVRIPVYPAEVSYLTIHLQRIAQKKEDEPELEPPEIL, from the coding sequence GTGAGCAGCATTACCGTGGGCAAGGTGCTTAATAATAACGTGATCATTGCCGAGCATCCCCAGTATGCCGAGGTTGTGGTGATCGGCAAGGGGATCGGCTTCAACCGTAAAACGCGGGACCGGATCAATCTGTCCTCCGTAGAGAAGATGTTCATCCTGCGCAGCCAGGAGGAGCAGGAGCAATATAAGCAGCTGGTGCCGCAGGTGGACGAGAAGCTGATTGAGGTGGTTCAGGAGATTGTACTGCATATTATGCAGAGCAGCCGCCAAACGCTGAATGAGCATATCCATATTGCCCTTACCGACCATATTGCCTTCGCGATCCGCAGAAGCGAGCAGCATATGGCTATTCATAATCCGTTTCTGTACGAGACCCGGGAGATTTATCCGGAGGAATACAGTCTGGCGGAATATGCGGTGGAGCGGATTAATGAGGCCATGAAGGTGACGCTGCCGCCGGATGAGATCGGCTTCGTGGCTCTGCATATTGTCAGTGCGCTCAGCAACCGCCATATTTCCGAGGTGAAACAGCATTCCCAGCTGATCGGGGATATGGTGGGGCTGGTGGAGGATAACCTGGAATACCGTATTCCGCGGGATTCACTGGATTATTCAAGACTGGTGACCCATTTGCGGTTCGTTCTGGAACGTCTGCGCCGGGGAGAGACTGTACGCGAGACCTCGTCCCTGGATGGACTAATGAAGCGGGAGTATCCCGAGATGTACATGCTTGCCTGGAAGCTGACGAAGGTCATAGAGCAGCGGGTGCGCATTCCGGTATATCCGGCCGAGGTCAGCTATCTGACGATTCATCTGCAGCGTATTGCCCAGAAGAAGGAAGATGAGCCGGAGCTGGAGCCGCCGGAGATCCTCTAG
- a CDS encoding HPr family phosphocarrier protein, producing the protein MQTTFRIIDEDGIHARPATALVNTATKFKGTEAFAEAKGKKVTLKSILGVLSLGLEAGDTLTLITEGSEEAEALNALQEVMVKEGLGEVHE; encoded by the coding sequence ATGCAAACAACTTTCAGAATTATTGACGAAGACGGAATTCACGCACGCCCGGCAACAGCGCTGGTAAATACAGCTACAAAATTCAAAGGCACTGAAGCTTTTGCAGAAGCTAAAGGTAAAAAAGTTACCCTTAAATCCATCCTGGGCGTTCTGTCCCTGGGCCTTGAAGCAGGAGATACCCTGACTCTTATTACTGAAGGCAGTGAAGAAGCAGAAGCACTGAACGCGCTGCAGGAGGTTATGGTTAAAGAAGGGCTGGGAGAAGTTCATGAATAA
- the galE gene encoding UDP-glucose 4-epimerase GalE: MAILVTGGAGYIGSHTVAELLDRGEEVVVIDNLLTGHREALLGGKLYEGDLRDKALLAKLFSENEIEAVIHFAASSLVGESMKDPVKYYDNNVYGTQCLLEAMQQAGVDKIVFSSTAATYGEPEKVPIEETDRTEPANVYGETKLTMERMMAWFDKVLGIKYVALRYFNAAGAHASGKIGEDHRPESHLIPLVLQAALKQRENIAVFGEDYPTEDGTCVRDYIHVSDLADAHVRAVTYLRSGSASNIFNLGNGLGFSVKQVIETAKKVTGLDIPVVVQERRAGDPAVLVASSDKARKVLGWDPQHADLEGIIQSAWSWHSANPQGYGE, translated from the coding sequence ATGGCGATTCTGGTAACGGGCGGCGCAGGATACATCGGTTCACACACAGTAGCAGAGCTGCTGGACCGCGGGGAAGAGGTTGTGGTGATTGACAATCTGCTGACAGGGCACCGCGAGGCGCTGCTGGGCGGCAAGCTGTACGAGGGCGACCTGCGCGACAAGGCGCTGCTGGCGAAGCTGTTCTCCGAGAATGAGATCGAAGCGGTGATTCACTTCGCAGCCAGCTCCCTGGTGGGCGAGAGCATGAAGGACCCGGTTAAGTACTACGACAACAATGTCTATGGAACGCAGTGTCTTCTCGAAGCCATGCAGCAGGCCGGTGTGGATAAAATCGTCTTCTCCTCCACTGCCGCCACCTACGGCGAACCGGAAAAGGTGCCTATCGAAGAGACTGACCGCACCGAGCCTGCGAATGTCTACGGCGAGACCAAGCTGACCATGGAACGCATGATGGCCTGGTTCGACAAAGTGCTCGGCATCAAATACGTAGCGCTGCGCTACTTCAATGCTGCAGGCGCACACGCCAGCGGCAAGATCGGCGAAGACCACCGTCCGGAGAGCCACCTGATTCCGCTGGTGCTCCAGGCTGCACTGAAGCAGCGCGAGAATATCGCAGTGTTCGGGGAAGACTATCCGACAGAGGACGGGACCTGCGTGCGCGACTACATCCATGTCAGCGATCTGGCGGATGCGCATGTCCGTGCAGTCACTTATCTGCGCAGCGGCAGTGCAAGCAATATCTTCAACCTTGGCAACGGTCTGGGCTTCTCTGTGAAGCAGGTCATTGAGACCGCGAAGAAGGTTACCGGCCTGGACATTCCGGTTGTGGTTCAGGAGCGCCGCGCCGGAGATCCGGCAGTGCTCGTCGCTTCTTCTGACAAAGCCCGGAAGGTTCTGGGCTGGGACCCGCAGCATGCCGATCTGGAAGGCATTATTCAGAGCGCCTGGAGCTGGCACTCCGCTAATCCGCAAGGGTATGGGGAGTAA
- a CDS encoding ABC transporter ATP-binding protein, which translates to MELILDNIRKSFDGREVLKGIDFTFERGKIYGLLGRNGAGKTSLFNCLSGEIQMDSGGAFLRRNEVSLPLLEEEIGYVFSLPILPDFLTGYEFVKFYLDINKGKIQADRTIEEYFDIIRFEEADRHRLIKGYSHGMKNKIQMLCFIISRPPLILLDEPLTSFDVVVALEIKKLLREMKRDHIIIFSTHILQLAADLCDELVILNNGTLREIPAETLHSPEFEEQIIALLKDEDHD; encoded by the coding sequence ATGGAGCTTATACTGGATAATATACGTAAGAGCTTTGACGGCAGGGAGGTGTTGAAAGGGATTGACTTTACCTTTGAGCGAGGCAAGATATACGGCTTGCTCGGCCGCAACGGCGCGGGGAAGACCTCGTTGTTCAACTGCCTGAGCGGGGAAATCCAAATGGATAGCGGCGGTGCTTTTCTGCGGAGAAATGAGGTGAGTCTTCCGCTGCTTGAGGAGGAGATCGGCTACGTATTCTCCTTGCCGATTCTTCCTGACTTCCTGACCGGTTATGAGTTTGTGAAGTTCTACTTGGACATCAATAAGGGCAAGATACAAGCGGACCGGACCATCGAGGAATATTTCGATATCATCCGTTTCGAGGAGGCGGACAGGCACCGTCTGATCAAGGGCTATTCCCACGGAATGAAGAACAAAATTCAGATGCTGTGCTTTATCATTTCCCGCCCGCCGCTGATCCTGCTCGATGAGCCGTTAACCTCGTTCGATGTGGTAGTGGCGCTGGAGATTAAGAAGCTGCTGCGCGAGATGAAGCGGGATCATATCATTATTTTCTCCACTCATATTCTGCAGCTGGCGGCCGATCTCTGCGATGAGCTGGTGATTCTGAATAACGGCACGCTGCGCGAGATTCCGGCGGAGACCCTGCACAGTCCGGAATTTGAAGAGCAGATTATTGCCCTGCTGAAGGATGAGGATCATGATTAA
- a CDS encoding flotillin family protein, with product MLENIPESLFIPAIVIAVLLVLGLAFWARYKTVGPDEGMIVTGSFLGNNHISDDGSGRKIKIVRGGGAFILPVFQKAEFMSLLSHKLDVTTPEVYTEQGVPVIADGVAIIKVGSSTEDVATAAEQFMGKPIESLKSEAQEVLEGHLRAILGTMTVEEVYRNRDRFAQEVQGVAARDLKKMGLQIVSFTIKDVRDKHGYLEALGKPRIAAVKRDAEIAEAEAVRDARIQKANAEEQGQKAELLRDTNIAEASKENQLKVAAFKRDQDTAKAEADQAYHIQEARAKQTVVEEQMKVELVRKEREIDIQAKEIQVREKQYDAEVKKKAEADRYAVEQAAEADKAKRMREADAVQYSIETQAKATSEQKRLEGQAIADAELAKGKAESEVIRLRGLAEAEAKEKLAEAFQKFGEAAVLDIIVKMLPELAGKIAEPLASIDKLTVVDTGNGEGAARVSNYVTQLMSTAPEMLKSVSGIDVEALIKGLTSGKSAQKDAVRHTAAPITSVVTRPAPAAPVTPVQPVEPSEHTEG from the coding sequence ATGCTAGAAAATATTCCAGAATCCCTATTTATACCTGCGATAGTAATCGCTGTACTGCTTGTCCTCGGACTCGCCTTCTGGGCCCGTTACAAGACGGTTGGCCCGGATGAAGGCATGATCGTCACCGGTTCCTTCCTGGGCAACAATCATATATCGGATGACGGCTCCGGCCGCAAAATCAAAATCGTCCGCGGCGGCGGTGCGTTCATTCTGCCCGTCTTCCAGAAGGCGGAGTTCATGTCCCTGCTCTCCCATAAGCTCGATGTGACGACCCCGGAGGTCTATACAGAGCAAGGCGTGCCGGTCATTGCTGACGGGGTCGCCATCATCAAGGTAGGCAGCTCCACGGAAGATGTGGCAACGGCAGCCGAGCAGTTCATGGGCAAGCCGATTGAATCCCTGAAGAGTGAAGCGCAGGAAGTGCTGGAAGGACATTTGCGGGCGATCCTCGGTACGATGACCGTAGAAGAGGTCTACCGTAACCGAGACCGTTTCGCCCAGGAGGTTCAGGGTGTTGCCGCCCGCGACCTTAAGAAGATGGGACTCCAGATTGTCTCGTTCACCATCAAGGATGTACGCGATAAGCACGGATACCTGGAAGCACTCGGTAAACCGCGGATTGCCGCAGTGAAGCGGGATGCGGAGATTGCCGAAGCGGAAGCTGTCCGTGACGCGCGGATTCAGAAGGCCAACGCCGAGGAGCAGGGGCAGAAGGCAGAGCTGCTGCGTGATACCAACATTGCCGAAGCATCGAAGGAGAACCAGCTCAAGGTCGCCGCGTTCAAACGCGATCAGGATACTGCCAAGGCGGAAGCCGACCAGGCGTACCACATTCAGGAGGCGCGTGCCAAGCAGACTGTGGTGGAAGAGCAGATGAAGGTTGAACTGGTGCGCAAGGAACGCGAAATCGATATCCAGGCCAAGGAAATCCAGGTACGCGAGAAGCAGTATGACGCTGAAGTGAAGAAGAAAGCGGAAGCAGACCGTTATGCAGTAGAGCAGGCAGCGGAAGCCGACAAGGCCAAGCGCATGCGTGAAGCCGATGCTGTGCAGTACAGCATTGAGACTCAGGCTAAGGCAACCTCCGAGCAGAAGCGTCTGGAAGGTCAGGCGATTGCGGATGCAGAGCTGGCCAAAGGTAAAGCAGAGTCGGAGGTTATCCGTCTGCGCGGTCTTGCCGAAGCGGAAGCCAAGGAGAAGCTGGCAGAAGCCTTCCAGAAATTCGGGGAAGCGGCGGTTCTCGATATTATCGTCAAAATGCTGCCTGAGCTGGCCGGGAAGATTGCCGAGCCGCTGGCGTCTATCGATAAGCTGACTGTGGTGGATACCGGCAACGGTGAAGGAGCTGCGCGTGTCAGTAATTATGTAACCCAACTGATGTCCACAGCCCCTGAGATGCTGAAGAGCGTGTCCGGCATTGATGTCGAGGCGCTGATCAAAGGATTAACTTCGGGCAAGTCGGCTCAGAAGGATGCTGTCAGACACACAGCAGCACCCATAACCTCTGTCGTCACCAGACCAGCACCGGCTGCACCGGTCACTCCGGTACAACCGGTGGAACCTTCAGAACACACTGAAGGATAA
- a CDS encoding iron-containing alcohol dehydrogenase yields MRKFEFYNPTKLIFGQGTLQALRTEVPKYGKNVLLMYGGGSIKRSGLYDNVIAELAEVGAVVTELAGVEPNPRLSTVHKGVALCHEHQIDLILAVGGGSVLDCAKAVAVGAKYEGDMWDFVERKAAPQGALPLGTVLTMAATGSEMNNGSVITNEVTKEKMGWGSIHAYPAFSILDPENTFSLPRDQTVYGMVDIMSHTLEHYFHTDSNTPLQDGFLESLLRTVIETAPKLIEDLNNYELRETIMYCGTMALNGVVSMGFAGDWATHNIEHAVSAVYDIPHGGGLAILFPQWMRYNLSTNPARFRQLAVNVFGIGPAGKTDEQIGLEGIEALRRFWDSIGAPKTLGDYNIDDSEIGSMADKAVRFGPFGNFRKLERQDVVEIYKLAL; encoded by the coding sequence ATGCGCAAGTTTGAATTTTATAACCCTACCAAGCTTATTTTCGGACAGGGAACATTGCAGGCACTCCGTACCGAGGTGCCGAAATACGGTAAGAACGTACTGCTGATGTACGGCGGTGGAAGTATTAAACGCAGCGGCCTGTACGATAACGTCATTGCTGAGCTGGCAGAGGTAGGTGCCGTAGTTACCGAGCTTGCCGGAGTGGAACCGAATCCGCGTCTCTCAACGGTACATAAAGGTGTAGCGTTGTGCCATGAGCATCAGATTGACCTGATTCTTGCCGTTGGCGGCGGCAGCGTGCTCGATTGTGCCAAGGCAGTGGCTGTCGGGGCGAAATATGAAGGGGATATGTGGGACTTCGTAGAACGTAAGGCCGCTCCTCAAGGTGCGCTTCCGCTGGGAACCGTGCTGACAATGGCAGCCACCGGCTCGGAAATGAACAACGGCTCGGTGATCACCAACGAGGTGACCAAGGAGAAAATGGGCTGGGGCAGCATCCATGCCTATCCGGCCTTCTCGATCCTTGACCCGGAGAACACCTTCTCTCTGCCGCGTGACCAGACGGTGTACGGTATGGTGGACATCATGTCCCATACGCTGGAGCATTATTTCCATACAGACAGCAATACGCCTTTGCAGGACGGCTTCCTGGAGAGCCTGCTTCGCACCGTGATTGAGACGGCGCCTAAGCTGATTGAGGATCTGAACAACTACGAGCTGCGCGAGACTATTATGTACTGCGGGACGATGGCGCTGAACGGAGTGGTCAGCATGGGCTTTGCCGGTGACTGGGCTACGCACAACATTGAGCATGCCGTATCCGCTGTGTATGATATTCCCCACGGCGGCGGCCTGGCGATTCTCTTCCCGCAGTGGATGAGATATAACCTCAGCACGAATCCTGCCCGCTTCCGCCAGCTGGCGGTCAACGTGTTCGGCATTGGCCCTGCCGGCAAGACCGACGAACAGATTGGCCTCGAAGGCATTGAAGCGCTCCGCCGCTTCTGGGATTCCATTGGCGCTCCGAAGACGCTCGGTGATTACAATATCGACGACAGCGAAATCGGCAGCATGGCCGACAAGGCGGTCCGCTTCGGCCCGTTCGGTAACTTCCGCAAGCTGGAGCGTCAGGACGTTGTTGAAATTTATAAGTTAGCTCTATAA
- a CDS encoding protease yields the protein MQTLYLGCLVLGILFAVVSVVVGDLIGSALDGIFDIVSFDFLNPTLLAGGITVFGGAGMLLGRYSGLEDGMILALSLLVAAFMGVLMHLVVVKPMRNSEMSNGFSMSELPGRIGEVTVPVPGTGYGEIMVKFGAGNSLHTAASFEQHALPAGIKVVVVEVREGVALVSEFEERKGVDL from the coding sequence ATGCAAACGCTGTATTTGGGCTGTTTGGTGCTGGGCATTCTTTTTGCTGTGGTCAGTGTAGTGGTAGGCGACCTGATTGGGAGTGCACTGGACGGGATTTTTGACATCGTATCCTTTGATTTCCTGAATCCTACCCTATTGGCAGGAGGGATCACTGTATTTGGTGGAGCAGGCATGCTGCTGGGCCGCTACAGCGGACTGGAAGATGGCATGATTCTTGCCTTGTCCCTGCTGGTTGCGGCATTCATGGGCGTATTGATGCATTTGGTGGTAGTGAAGCCAATGAGGAACAGCGAAATGTCGAACGGCTTCTCCATGAGTGAACTGCCGGGGAGGATCGGTGAGGTTACCGTACCGGTCCCAGGCACAGGCTACGGTGAGATTATGGTGAAGTTCGGTGCAGGCAACAGCCTGCATACGGCGGCCAGCTTCGAGCAGCATGCACTGCCGGCCGGAATTAAGGTGGTTGTAGTTGAGGTACGTGAGGGTGTAGCACTTGTGTCTGAATTCGAAGAGAGAAAAGGAGTGGACTTATGA
- a CDS encoding UDP-glucose--hexose-1-phosphate uridylyltransferase codes for MQNDNSTAAAAEKALYAIEQLVMFAGHTGLIQPADVDYSRNELLDQFGFSEPYPGEFTEAPLDSPQGPLDQLIDYGFSLGLIPENTDTYRDLLDAKIMGLLMARPSEVNAEFAALQAEQGIQAATDRFYKLSIDSNYIRMDRVAKNVYWLQESPYGDIEMTINLSKPEKSPKEIAMARLLPPPVYPKCQLCRENVGYAGRVNHPPRQNLRVIPLSMNSEKWFFQYSPYVYYNEHCIVFHHDHVPMKLTKDTLKRLLSFVEAFPHYFIGSNADLPIVGGSILTHDHFQGGRHTFPIQKAPKEDTFTHASYPGVSLSTVKWPMSVLRMHAEDPAVLLEAGNHIYESWKTYSDPAAEVLAFSEEDGESVPHNTVTPIVRRAEDGGYEMDLVLRNNRTNEEYPEGIFHPHREMHHIKKENIGLIEVMGLAILPGRLKEELDAIAGILAGDTALLGAVQSEGKDHPLALHASWIVELVSRFSTSLNREEAVKTIQNEVGTKFTHILEHAGVYKRTPEGQAAFRRFLNSSGFN; via the coding sequence ATGCAGAACGATAATAGTACGGCTGCTGCCGCTGAGAAGGCGCTGTATGCAATAGAACAGCTGGTTATGTTTGCCGGACACACGGGACTGATCCAGCCCGCAGATGTGGATTACAGCCGCAATGAACTCCTGGACCAGTTCGGCTTCAGCGAGCCATATCCCGGTGAGTTCACTGAAGCCCCGCTGGACAGCCCGCAGGGCCCGCTGGACCAGCTGATTGATTACGGGTTCAGTCTCGGGCTGATCCCGGAGAATACGGATACGTACCGCGACCTGCTGGATGCGAAGATTATGGGCCTGCTCATGGCCCGCCCGTCCGAGGTGAATGCGGAGTTCGCCGCGCTCCAGGCGGAACAGGGCATTCAGGCGGCAACGGACCGCTTTTATAAGCTGAGCATTGATTCCAACTATATCCGTATGGACCGGGTAGCGAAGAATGTGTATTGGCTTCAGGAGTCGCCGTACGGGGATATTGAGATGACGATCAACCTCTCCAAGCCGGAGAAAAGTCCAAAGGAAATCGCCATGGCCCGGCTGCTTCCGCCACCGGTCTATCCGAAGTGCCAGCTCTGCCGCGAGAATGTCGGCTATGCCGGCCGGGTCAATCACCCGCCGCGTCAGAACCTGCGCGTGATCCCGCTCTCGATGAACAGCGAGAAGTGGTTCTTCCAGTACTCGCCTTATGTCTACTATAACGAGCATTGCATCGTGTTCCACCATGATCATGTGCCGATGAAGCTGACGAAGGATACGCTGAAGCGTCTGCTTAGCTTCGTGGAAGCCTTCCCGCATTATTTCATCGGCTCGAATGCCGATCTGCCGATTGTCGGCGGCTCCATTCTGACGCATGACCACTTCCAGGGCGGACGGCATACGTTCCCTATCCAGAAGGCTCCCAAAGAGGATACCTTCACACATGCCTCGTATCCCGGTGTCAGCTTAAGCACCGTGAAGTGGCCGATGTCCGTGCTGCGGATGCATGCGGAAGATCCGGCAGTGCTGCTGGAGGCAGGCAACCATATCTACGAATCCTGGAAAACTTACAGCGATCCGGCCGCCGAAGTACTGGCGTTCAGTGAAGAGGACGGCGAGAGCGTGCCGCATAATACCGTTACCCCTATCGTGCGCCGGGCCGAGGACGGCGGCTACGAGATGGATCTGGTGCTGCGCAACAACCGGACCAATGAAGAATATCCCGAAGGGATCTTCCATCCGCACCGGGAGATGCACCATATCAAGAAGGAGAACATCGGCCTGATTGAGGTGATGGGTCTGGCGATTCTGCCGGGACGGCTCAAGGAAGAGCTTGACGCCATCGCTGGCATACTCGCGGGCGACACTGCGCTTCTCGGAGCTGTCCAGAGCGAGGGCAAGGATCATCCGCTGGCGTTGCATGCTTCCTGGATTGTAGAGCTGGTAAGCCGCTTCAGTACTTCTCTGAACCGCGAAGAAGCGGTGAAGACCATCCAGAATGAGGTGGGTACGAAGTTCACTCACATTCTGGAGCATGCCGGAGTCTACAAACGCACGCCGGAAGGGCAGGCGGCCTTCCGCCGGTTCCTGAACAGCAGCGGTTTTAACTGA